One Staphylococcus simiae genomic region harbors:
- a CDS encoding IS1182 family transposase, which translates to MYKDYNMTQLTLPMETSVKIPQNDISRYVNDIVESIPDREFDEFKHYRGATSYHPKMMLKIILYAYTQSVYSGRKIERLLNDSLRMMWLSQNQTPSYKTINRFRVNPKTDALIESLFIQFHSQCLKQNLIDDQAIFIDGTKVEADANRYTFVWKKSILNYETDINENSKTIYQELVKDKIIPEIIEDKDTDLSKEDIDLIGSHLDKEIEDLNQQIDNETQPELRKQTRQKRTKIKKVKKKFDDYSDRKSKYEEQKAILQDRNSYSKTDHDATFMRMKEDHMKNGQLKPGYNLQIATNSQFVLSYNVYQNPTDTRTLISFLTLIKETYGYLPEYIVADAGYGSEQNYMAIIDDFNRTPLITYGMFIKDKTKKFKSDIFNTQNWDYDEINDEFICPNQKRLGFKRYAYRNDKYGFKRDFKLYECDDCTDCPLKHQCMKSKSKTNKKIMKNYNWEYFKSQVNQKLSEPETKKIYSQRKIDVEPVFGFTKAILGFTRMSVRGLDKVKRELGFVLMAVNIRKLAAQGAVYFKINNEKDNFYQFSIEIVFFTFTKNLMSQALRH; encoded by the coding sequence ATGTATAAAGATTATAACATGACTCAACTTACACTACCAATGGAAACTTCAGTAAAAATTCCTCAAAATGATATTTCAAGATACGTTAATGACATAGTTGAAAGCATACCAGATAGAGAATTCGACGAATTCAAACATTATCGTGGTGCGACTTCATATCATCCAAAAATGATGTTAAAAATTATTCTATATGCCTACACACAATCTGTATATTCTGGAAGAAAAATAGAAAGATTACTCAATGATAGTCTTCGTATGATGTGGTTGTCTCAAAATCAAACACCTTCATATAAAACAATTAATCGATTCAGAGTCAATCCTAAAACAGATGCCTTAATTGAATCTTTATTTATCCAATTTCATAGTCAGTGTCTAAAGCAAAATCTTATTGATGACCAAGCTATTTTTATCGATGGAACCAAAGTCGAAGCTGATGCCAATAGATATACGTTCGTATGGAAGAAAAGTATTTTAAATTATGAAACAGATATAAACGAAAATTCAAAAACAATCTATCAAGAATTAGTAAAGGATAAAATTATACCAGAGATTATAGAAGATAAAGATACTGATTTATCAAAAGAAGATATTGATTTAATCGGTAGTCACTTGGATAAAGAAATCGAAGATTTAAATCAACAAATTGATAATGAAACACAACCAGAACTAAGAAAGCAAACTCGTCAAAAAAGAACTAAAATAAAAAAAGTTAAAAAGAAATTTGATGATTATTCTGACCGAAAGTCGAAGTACGAAGAACAAAAAGCAATTCTTCAAGACCGTAATAGTTATTCTAAAACAGACCATGACGCTACTTTTATGAGAATGAAAGAAGATCATATGAAAAATGGACAACTTAAACCAGGATACAATTTACAAATAGCGACAAATTCGCAATTTGTTTTATCATATAATGTCTACCAAAATCCAACAGATACTAGAACTTTAATATCATTTTTAACTTTAATTAAAGAAACCTACGGTTATTTACCTGAGTATATTGTCGCTGATGCTGGTTATGGTAGTGAACAAAATTACATGGCTATTATCGATGATTTTAATAGAACACCATTGATTACATATGGAATGTTTATTAAAGATAAAACTAAAAAATTTAAAAGTGACATTTTTAATACTCAGAACTGGGATTATGATGAAATCAACGATGAATTTATTTGTCCAAATCAAAAACGATTAGGATTTAAACGATATGCTTATCGTAATGATAAATATGGATTCAAAAGAGATTTTAAATTATATGAATGTGATGATTGTACAGATTGTCCACTCAAACATCAATGTATGAAATCAAAGTCAAAAACAAATAAAAAAATAATGAAGAATTATAATTGGGAGTATTTTAAATCTCAAGTAAATCAAAAGCTTTCTGAGCCAGAAACGAAAAAAATCTATAGTCAAAGAAAAATTGACGTAGAACCTGTTTTTGGATTCACGAAGGCTATTTTGGGGTTCACTCGAATGTCAGTTCGAGGACTCGATAAGGTTAAACGTGAACTTGGATTTGTATTAATGGCAGTTAACATAAGGAAGCTAGCAGCTCAAGGAGCTGTTTATTTCAAAATTAATAATGAAAAAGACAATTTCTATCAATTTTCAATAGAAATTGTCTTTTTTACTTTCACCAAGAACTTAATGTCCCAGGCTCTTCGTCATTAA